From Hymenobacter sediminicola:
TGAGTCTGCAAAGGTCGTTGGTTTTACGTCGAGTTGGGGCTGCCAGCTCCGTTTCAGACTGGGCTGCCGCACCATATCAGGCAGCAAGGCCCGCAAAAAAGCAGCTCTACACTACTTCCGGCAAACAAAACCACAGGCCGGTACCGTGAGAAATTAATACGGATAAATAAACTAAGCGGCTGACTATCAGGAATACGGTGGAGGAAAATCCAGCACGTTAGTACAACTCATAATGTGTGCCTGCTCGCCTATAACCTTCGCGGAGGCATTTTCCGTTTACTTTTCGAAAAATAACTTCGATTTCTGCCTGACTTTATGAAAATAATAGACCGGACGACTGCCTATGATGGCCACTTCAAACTGCGTGTGCTGACGCTACAGGATGGTGCCGACCAGCTGAAGCGGGAACGGTTCGAGCCGGGGCGGGCTGTAGCAGTGCTGGTCTGGGACACCAGCAAACAGCGCTACTTCCTGACTCGCCAATACCGGATTGGGCCGGAAACCGAAATAGTGGAACTGGCCGCTGGCATGATCGACGGGGACGAAACTCCGGAGGCCGCTGTTCGTCGCGAGCTACACGAAGAACTAGGCTACGACATCGACCGGCTGGAGCAGATTACCCGCATCTATCCGTCGCCGGGTACCAGTGCAGAGGTAATTACCGTGTTTTTCGCCGAGGTTAGCACCCAATCAGGACAAGGTGGTGGCTTGACTGAGGAAAACGAGAAGATAGAAATCGTGTCTATGAGCCGGGAAGAATTGCACCAGCATGAGTTCGAAGATGCCAAGACAATTCTGGCGGTCCTCTGGGCGCGGCTTCATCATAACTAAGCCCACAATTCCACCTAGTAGTAGGTGTTTATCCAAATGGAATACCACAAAAAAGCCCCGCCGTTAGGTGGGGCTTTTTTGTGGTATAGTGCTGAATCTGAGTGATTATTGGGTTTTTACAACGTATTCGAAAGTCTGTTTGGTCTTGATGTCGTTAATAAACAGCGACAGATCCTGCGGAGCATCTGTTTTAACAAATGGTATAGTCCGCTTGCTTACATACAAGTCACGGTTCCAGAAGCGGCCCTGGCCTCCTTCTAGTGCTGGCAGGCTGAAAACTTCCTTACCTGTCTTGTCTTTGGCTGACACACTCAGATAGGCGGGGTCGGCATTGGCACTGCCCCGGC
This genomic window contains:
- a CDS encoding NUDIX domain-containing protein: MKIIDRTTAYDGHFKLRVLTLQDGADQLKRERFEPGRAVAVLVWDTSKQRYFLTRQYRIGPETEIVELAAGMIDGDETPEAAVRRELHEELGYDIDRLEQITRIYPSPGTSAEVITVFFAEVSTQSGQGGGLTEENEKIEIVSMSREELHQHEFEDAKTILAVLWARLHHN